The Lepeophtheirus salmonis chromosome 1, UVic_Lsal_1.4, whole genome shotgun sequence genome has a segment encoding these proteins:
- the LOC121128839 gene encoding LOW QUALITY PROTEIN: methylcrotonoyl-CoA carboxylase beta chain, mitochondrial (The sequence of the model RefSeq protein was modified relative to this genomic sequence to represent the inferred CDS: deleted 2 bases in 2 codons), translating into MMSIRGLNLMKTRHYHGLLMQSRSYIGDSVSVVGSTPEKSSEFMENDKRMRSLVSVLKSKIEKIVEGGGEKAVQRHTSRGKLVARERINSLLDPGSPFLELSQLAGYKLYGKEEVPAGGIITGIGRVNGIECMIVANDATVKGGSYYPITVKKHIRAQEIARENRLPCIYLVDSGGANLPRQSEVFPDRDHFGRIFFNQANMSSQGIAQIAVVMGSCTAGGAYVPAMADESIIVKKQGTVFLAGPPLVKAATGEDISAEDLGGAELHCSRSGVTDHFAVDDHHGLHLARRVVGNLNREKVPPVTTKSIEEPLYPAEDLYGIVGEDLKKPFDVREIIARVVDGSKFDEFKKKYGETLVTGFARLYGYPVGIMGNNGVLFSECAMKGAHFVQLCAQRKIPLIFLQNITGFMVGREAEAGGIAKHGAKLVTAVACVKVPKITLLIGGSYGAGNYGMCGRAYSPRFLYMWPNSRISVMGGEQAAGVLATITQAQKAREGKEWTKEEEDALKKPIIDRFEQEGSPYFSSARLWDDGVIDPKDTRKILGLSLSASLNAPIPDTDFGVFRM; encoded by the exons ATGATGTCCATTAGAGGGTTAAACTTAATGAAGACACGACATTATCATGGACTGTTGATGCAAAGTCGTTCCTACATCGGAGATAGTGTCTCCGTCGTAGGTTCCACTCCAGAGAAATCGTCTGAGTTTATG GAAAATGATAAACGAATGAGATCCTTGGTCTCTGTGTTAAAATCcaagattgaaaaaatagttgaagGAGGAGGAGAAAAGGCTGTACAGAGACACACTTCCCGAGGGAAATTGGTTGCAAGAGAAAGAATTAATTCTCTTTTGGATCCAGGATCTCCTTTTTTGGAGCTATCTCAATTAGCTGGTTATAAGTTGTATGGAAAGGAGGAAGTTCCTGCGGGTGGAATCATTACTGGAATTGGTCGGGTGAATGG GATTGAATGTATGATTGTGGCCAATGATGCAACTGTCAAAGGCGGTTCCTACTATCCCATTACAGTCAAGAAACATATTCGAGCTCAAGAAATCGCAAGAGAAAATCGTTTACCTTGCATTTATTTAGTCGACTCGGGAGGTGCAAATTTACCTAGACAATCTGAAGTATTTCCTGATAGAGATCACTTTgggagaatattttttaatcaagctAATATGTCGTCTCAAGGAATTGCTCAAATAGCCGTTGTGATGGGCTCCTGTACAGCTGGTGGTGCATATGTACCTGCAATGGCTGATGAAAGTATTATTGTCAAGAAGCAAGGAACAGTTTTTTTGGCTGGACCTCCATTAGTTAAAGCTGCGACGGGTGAGGATATATCCGCTGAAGATCTTGGAGGAGCTGAATTACACTGTTCACGCTCAGGAGTCACGGATCATTTTGCTGTGGACGATCATCACGGACTTCATTTAGCTCGTAGAGTTGTTGGAAATCTCAACAGAGAAAAG GTACCCCCTGTTACTACAAAGTCAATTGAAGAACCCTTATATCCTGCCGAAGATTTGTATGGGATTGTCGGTGAAGATCTTAAAAAACCCTTCGATGTTAGAGAAATTATCGCTCGAGTGGTTGATGGATCCAAGTTTGacgaatttaaaaagaagtatgGGGAAACATTAGTAACAGGATTTGCTAGGCTTTACGGTTACCCAGTTGGTATTATGGGGAATAATGGTGTACTCTTTTCTGAGTGTGCCATGAAGGGAGCTCATTTTGTCCAGTTATGCGCTCAAAGGAAAATCCCTTTGATCTTCCTCCAGAATATTACTG GATTTATGGTCGGAAGAGAGGCTGAAGCGGGTGGTATAGCTAAACATGGTGCAAAGCTCGTCACTGCCGTCGCTTGCGTCAAAGTACCTAAAATTACTCTACTTATC GGGGGGTCATATGGTGCTGGAAATTATGGTATGTGCGGTAGAGCCTACAGTCCTCGCTTTTTATATATGTGGCCAAATTCTCGAATCTCTGTCATGGGTGGTGAACAAGCTGCCGGTGTTCTTGCAACCATTACTCAGGCTCAAAAGGCACGAGAAGGAAAGGAGTGGACAAAGGAGGAAGAGGATGCc ttaaaaaaacctattatcGATAGATTCGAACAAGAGGGAAGTCCTTATTTCTCAAGCGCAAG atTATGGGATGATGGTGTCATAGATCCTAAAGATACTCGTAAAATTTTGGGACTGAGTTTAAGTGCATCTCTCAACGCTCCAATTCCGGATACAGACTTTGGAGTTTTCCGCATGTAA